A window from Micromonospora profundi encodes these proteins:
- the recG gene encoding ATP-dependent DNA helicase RecG, giving the protein MSEPATVDTPLKKLVGDKTAKALASQLDLHTAGDLIYHFPRRYDERGEHTDIRSLDVGEQVTVLAQVQRTAVRPMRQRRGNLLEVTVGDGSGGLLTLTFFGNQAWRERELRPGRWGLFAGKVTEFRGKRQLNGPEYVLLGEGGEGEAAVSDEIEEFAGALIPVYPAAAAVPTWVIARCVRVVLDTFTPPEDPLPATVRASRNLVGLGTALREIHRPSSKEELYRARRRLKWDEAFAVQLTLVQRKHRAADWPARPRPARAGGLLDAFDARLPYELTAGQRDVGVEIAEDLAAPHPMHRLLQGEVGSGKTVVALRAMLQVVDAGGQAALLAPTEVLAAQHHRGMLDLLGPLGRAGELDSAEHATRVELVTGSLGAAARRRALGEVASGNAGIVLGTHALLYEGVDFADLGLVVVDEQHRFGVEQRDALRAKAAQPPHVLVMTATPIPRTVAMTVYGDLEVSTLSQLPRGRSPIASHVVPAAEKPAFLDRAWRRLREEVAAGHQAYVVCPRIGEGPTSEDEEPPLDDNGRRPPLAVTEVAPLLADGPLHGLRIGVLHGRLPADEKDAVMRSFAAGDLDVLVATTVIEVGVDVPNATVMIVLDADRFGVSQLHQLRGRVGRGSAAGLCLLVSEAAEGSSARERLDAVASTSDGFKLAELDLEQRREGDVLGATQSGHRSHLRLLSLRRDADLIRDARAEAITLIEDDPELTRNPALAASVAALVDEDRAEYLEKG; this is encoded by the coding sequence ATGAGTGAGCCGGCCACGGTGGACACTCCGCTGAAGAAGCTCGTGGGCGACAAGACGGCCAAGGCCCTGGCCTCCCAGCTCGACCTGCACACCGCGGGTGACCTGATCTACCACTTTCCGCGCCGCTACGACGAGCGTGGCGAGCACACCGACATCCGCTCGCTGGACGTCGGCGAGCAGGTAACCGTGCTGGCCCAGGTGCAGCGCACCGCCGTTCGCCCGATGCGCCAACGTCGGGGCAACCTGCTGGAGGTGACCGTCGGCGACGGTTCCGGCGGGTTGCTGACGCTCACGTTCTTCGGCAACCAGGCGTGGCGCGAGCGGGAGCTGCGTCCGGGCCGGTGGGGTCTGTTCGCCGGCAAGGTCACCGAGTTCCGGGGCAAACGACAGCTCAACGGCCCGGAGTACGTCCTGCTCGGCGAGGGCGGTGAGGGCGAGGCGGCGGTCAGCGACGAGATCGAGGAGTTCGCCGGCGCGCTGATCCCCGTGTACCCGGCTGCCGCTGCCGTCCCGACCTGGGTGATCGCCCGCTGCGTGCGTGTCGTACTGGACACGTTCACCCCACCGGAGGACCCGCTGCCGGCCACAGTGCGGGCCAGCCGCAACCTGGTCGGCCTGGGCACCGCCCTGCGGGAGATCCACCGTCCGTCCAGCAAGGAGGAGCTCTATCGGGCGCGGCGGCGGCTCAAGTGGGACGAGGCGTTCGCCGTCCAGTTGACACTGGTGCAGCGCAAACACCGGGCCGCCGACTGGCCGGCCCGCCCCCGTCCGGCGCGCGCCGGCGGCCTGCTGGACGCGTTCGACGCCCGACTGCCGTACGAGCTGACGGCCGGGCAGCGTGACGTCGGTGTGGAGATCGCTGAGGACCTGGCGGCCCCGCATCCGATGCACCGCCTCTTGCAGGGCGAGGTGGGCTCGGGCAAGACGGTGGTGGCGCTGCGGGCGATGCTCCAGGTGGTCGACGCGGGTGGGCAGGCCGCGCTGCTGGCGCCCACCGAGGTGCTGGCCGCGCAGCACCACCGCGGCATGCTGGACCTGCTCGGGCCGTTGGGCCGGGCCGGCGAGCTGGATTCCGCCGAGCACGCCACCCGTGTCGAGTTGGTGACCGGCTCGCTTGGTGCGGCGGCCCGCCGTCGGGCGCTCGGCGAGGTGGCCAGCGGCAACGCCGGCATCGTGCTGGGCACCCACGCCCTGCTGTACGAGGGGGTGGACTTCGCCGACCTGGGTCTGGTGGTGGTCGACGAGCAGCACCGCTTCGGCGTGGAGCAGCGCGACGCGTTGCGGGCCAAGGCCGCCCAGCCGCCGCACGTGCTGGTGATGACGGCCACCCCGATCCCGCGCACGGTGGCGATGACCGTCTACGGCGACCTTGAGGTGTCCACCCTCTCCCAGTTGCCCCGAGGGCGGTCGCCGATCGCCTCGCACGTGGTGCCGGCCGCCGAGAAGCCAGCCTTCCTGGACCGGGCGTGGCGCCGGCTGCGTGAGGAGGTGGCCGCCGGCCATCAGGCGTACGTGGTGTGCCCGCGGATCGGGGAGGGCCCGACGTCGGAGGATGAGGAACCGCCGCTCGACGACAACGGCCGTCGCCCGCCCCTCGCCGTGACCGAGGTGGCCCCGCTGCTTGCCGACGGGCCGTTGCACGGGCTGCGGATCGGGGTGCTGCATGGCCGCCTGCCGGCCGACGAGAAGGACGCGGTGATGCGCTCCTTCGCCGCCGGTGACCTGGACGTGCTTGTGGCGACCACTGTCATCGAGGTCGGTGTGGACGTGCCGAACGCGACAGTGATGATCGTGCTGGACGCCGACCGGTTCGGTGTCTCACAACTGCACCAGTTGCGGGGCCGGGTCGGCCGGGGCTCCGCCGCCGGGCTCTGCCTGCTGGTGAGCGAGGCGGCCGAGGGGTCGTCGGCACGGGAACGGCTGGACGCCGTCGCGTCCACAAGCGACGGGTTCAAGCTCGCCGAGCTTGACCTGGAGCAACGACGCGAAGGTGACGTGCTGGGCGCCACCCAGTCGGGGCACCGCTCGCACCTGCGGCTGCTGTCCCTGCGACGCGACGCCGACCTGATCCGCGACGCCCGCGCCGAGGCGATCACCCTGATCGAGGACGACCCGGAGTTGACCCGCAACCCGGCGCTTGCCGCGTCGGTCGCGGCCCTTGTCGACGAGGACCGCGCGGAGTATCTGGAAAAGGGCTGA
- a CDS encoding DAK2 domain-containing protein, whose protein sequence is MLDSLDAAAVRRWCASGLAALKRHQGEIDQLNVYPVPDGDTGTNLVLTLTSAQQALSMDLDTLPDSGPTAHGHALRLMAQGALLGARGNSGVILSQILRGFADAVAVMPVVRGRGLTVALRSATTAAYAAVGQPVEGTLLTVVAAAAAAAEGADSDDLPAVARLAARSAAEALSRTPEQLPALARAGVVDAGGKGLCVLLDALVEVLTGETASGLAPAPRTARPAAAVARETGSDEYAYEVQFLLDAPADAVAVLRRTLATLGDSLVVVGDGREPDATWNVHVHVNDVGAAIEAGVAAGRPYRISVTRFADQPEPPPVPVEAGRAAVVVATGEGIAELFASEGATVVPGNPSIGELLEAVRGTGAARVVVLPNNPNTGAVASAAAREAHRHGIKVSVVPTRSPVQALAALAVRDGTRRFEDDVIAMAEAAGACRYAEVCHASRDALTVAGPCHPGDVLALVEGEVHLIGADLIDTCAAVVDQMLGGGGEMVTLLAGVDAPPGLTDAVRAHVERRWPFVEVHAYPGGQPFYPLLVGVE, encoded by the coding sequence GTGCTGGACTCCCTCGACGCCGCAGCGGTCCGCCGCTGGTGCGCGAGCGGGCTGGCCGCGCTGAAGCGCCACCAGGGCGAGATCGACCAGCTCAACGTCTATCCGGTGCCCGACGGCGACACCGGCACCAACCTGGTGCTCACCCTCACGTCGGCCCAGCAGGCACTCTCGATGGACCTGGACACCCTCCCCGACAGCGGTCCGACCGCGCACGGGCACGCGCTGCGGCTGATGGCCCAGGGCGCACTGCTCGGCGCGCGGGGCAACTCCGGCGTGATCCTCTCGCAGATCCTGCGCGGTTTCGCCGACGCCGTGGCCGTCATGCCGGTGGTGCGCGGTCGGGGCCTGACCGTCGCGCTGCGGTCCGCGACCACCGCCGCTTACGCCGCGGTCGGCCAACCCGTGGAGGGGACCCTGCTCACAGTTGTCGCCGCGGCCGCCGCCGCGGCCGAGGGGGCCGACAGCGACGACCTTCCGGCGGTGGCCCGGCTCGCCGCGCGGTCGGCGGCCGAGGCGCTGTCGCGTACCCCGGAGCAGTTGCCGGCCCTGGCCCGCGCCGGCGTGGTCGACGCCGGTGGCAAGGGCCTCTGCGTCCTGCTCGACGCCCTGGTCGAGGTCCTCACCGGGGAGACCGCCTCAGGGCTCGCACCGGCGCCGCGGACCGCCCGGCCGGCCGCCGCCGTCGCGCGGGAGACCGGCTCCGATGAGTACGCCTACGAGGTGCAGTTCCTGCTCGACGCCCCGGCCGACGCGGTGGCCGTGCTGCGTCGGACGCTTGCAACGCTCGGGGATTCGCTCGTCGTGGTCGGCGACGGGCGCGAGCCGGACGCCACCTGGAACGTGCACGTGCACGTCAACGACGTGGGCGCGGCGATCGAGGCGGGTGTCGCTGCCGGCCGCCCGTACCGGATCTCGGTGACCCGCTTCGCCGACCAGCCGGAGCCGCCCCCCGTTCCGGTCGAGGCGGGCCGCGCCGCCGTGGTGGTCGCCACCGGCGAGGGGATCGCCGAGTTGTTCGCCTCCGAGGGTGCCACTGTCGTGCCGGGCAACCCGTCCATCGGTGAGCTGCTGGAGGCGGTACGCGGCACCGGCGCGGCGCGTGTGGTGGTGCTGCCCAACAACCCGAACACCGGGGCGGTGGCGAGCGCGGCGGCCCGTGAGGCACACCGCCACGGCATCAAGGTCAGCGTGGTGCCGACCCGCTCGCCGGTGCAGGCCCTCGCCGCCCTCGCGGTCCGTGACGGCACCCGCCGCTTCGAGGACGACGTGATCGCGATGGCCGAGGCGGCCGGCGCCTGCCGCTACGCCGAGGTCTGCCACGCGAGCCGCGACGCGTTGACAGTCGCCGGCCCGTGCCACCCCGGGGACGTGCTGGCACTTGTGGAGGGGGAGGTGCACCTCATCGGCGCCGACCTCATCGACACGTGCGCCGCAGTGGTCGACCAGATGCTCGGCGGTGGCGGCGAGATGGTCACCCTGCTGGCCGGTGTGGACGCGCCCCCCGGGCTGACCGACGCCGTCCGGGCGCACGTCGAGCGGCGCTGGCCGTTCGTCGAGGTGCACGCGTACCCGGGCGGCCAGCCGTTCTATCCGCTCCTGGTGGGGGTCGAATGA
- the rpmB gene encoding 50S ribosomal protein L28, translating to MASVCDVCGKGPGFGHNVSHSHRRTNRRWNPNIQSVRTPAGGGNTKKLKVCTSCIKAGKVTRA from the coding sequence GTGGCTAGCGTGTGCGACGTCTGTGGCAAGGGGCCGGGCTTCGGCCACAACGTGTCCCACTCGCACCGGCGGACCAACCGCCGCTGGAACCCGAACATCCAGTCGGTGCGTACCCCGGCCGGTGGTGGCAACACCAAGAAGTTGAAGGTCTGCACCTCGTGCATCAAGGCCGGCAAGGTCACCCGCGCCTGA
- a CDS encoding GNAT family N-acetyltransferase: protein MSEIEIRLARFGAPVAQQLIKEALADLGARYGGTGDDTPVDASEFEPPDGAFVIAYLGGEPVGCGGWRAHGPDTAELKRMYTAPAARGRGVARMVLAAVERSARDQGRKRMILECGDRQPEAIAMYTSAGYDRIPNFGFYKDSEGCVSFGRAL, encoded by the coding sequence GTGAGTGAGATCGAGATCCGGCTGGCGCGGTTCGGCGCGCCGGTGGCGCAGCAGTTGATCAAGGAGGCGCTTGCCGACCTCGGGGCCCGCTACGGCGGCACCGGCGACGACACCCCGGTGGACGCCTCCGAGTTCGAGCCGCCGGACGGCGCGTTCGTCATCGCCTACCTGGGCGGCGAGCCGGTCGGCTGCGGCGGCTGGCGCGCCCACGGCCCGGACACCGCGGAGTTGAAGCGGATGTACACAGCGCCGGCGGCCCGTGGGCGCGGCGTGGCGCGGATGGTGCTCGCGGCGGTCGAGCGGTCGGCCCGTGACCAGGGCCGCAAGCGGATGATCCTGGAGTGCGGGGATCGCCAGCCCGAGGCGATCGCCATGTACACGTCCGCCGGCTACGACCGGATCCCGAACTTCGGCTTCTACAAGGACTCGGAGGGCTGCGTGTCCTTCGGCCGGGCGCTCTGA
- a CDS encoding thiamine-phosphate kinase gives MAGIGEFGLIGRVTARLAMGPTTLLGPGDDAAVVAAPDGRVAASTDVLVDGRHFRRDWCSAADVGHRAAAANLADIAAMGATPTALLVALCMPAELETSWAEGLADGLAAEAATVGASVVGGDMSASPTLTIAVTALGDLGGRAPVVRSGARPGDVLALAGRIGYAAAGLTVLTRGFRTPRLLAEAYRRPQVPYAAGPQAAVLGATAMIDVSDGLLADLGHVAKASGVAIDVRRDVFEVPRQMADAARALGVDPYTWILAGGEDHALAATFPPEVALPPEWRPIGLVTAGAGVTVDGGAYDGPRGWDHFR, from the coding sequence GTGGCCGGGATCGGCGAGTTCGGGTTGATCGGGCGGGTCACCGCGCGGTTGGCGATGGGGCCGACGACACTGCTCGGCCCGGGGGACGACGCGGCGGTGGTGGCCGCGCCGGACGGCCGGGTGGCCGCCTCCACCGACGTGCTCGTCGACGGCCGGCACTTCCGGCGGGACTGGTGCTCGGCGGCCGACGTCGGTCACCGGGCTGCGGCTGCCAACCTGGCCGACATCGCGGCGATGGGCGCCACACCGACGGCGCTGCTGGTGGCCCTCTGCATGCCGGCGGAGCTGGAGACGAGCTGGGCGGAAGGGCTCGCCGACGGGTTGGCCGCCGAGGCGGCGACGGTCGGCGCGAGCGTGGTCGGTGGGGACATGTCGGCAAGCCCCACCTTGACCATCGCGGTGACGGCGCTGGGTGACCTCGGTGGCCGGGCGCCGGTGGTGCGCTCCGGCGCGCGTCCCGGGGACGTACTGGCCCTGGCCGGGCGCATCGGGTACGCGGCGGCCGGGCTGACAGTGCTCACCCGTGGTTTCCGCACGCCCCGACTGCTTGCCGAGGCGTACCGGCGACCGCAGGTGCCGTACGCGGCCGGGCCGCAGGCAGCAGTGCTCGGCGCCACCGCCATGATCGACGTGTCGGACGGGCTGCTCGCCGACCTCGGGCACGTGGCGAAGGCCAGTGGGGTGGCCATCGACGTACGCCGGGATGTGTTCGAGGTGCCCCGGCAGATGGCCGACGCGGCGCGGGCGCTCGGCGTCGACCCGTACACCTGGATCCTTGCCGGTGGCGAGGACCACGCGCTTGCCGCGACCTTCCCCCCGGAGGTGGCGTTGCCGCCGGAATGGCGGCCGATCGGCCTGGTCACGGCCGGTGCCGGGGTGACAGTCGACGGGGGCGCCTACGATGGGCCGAGGGGCTGGGACCACTTCCGGTGA
- a CDS encoding Lrp/AsnC ligand binding domain-containing protein: MVQAYILIQTEVGRARDVAGLIADIAGVVRVDAVTGPYDVVVLTEANTVDELGKLIVSKVQMVPGITRTLTCSVVRL, encoded by the coding sequence GTGGTACAGGCGTACATCCTCATCCAGACCGAGGTCGGCCGCGCACGTGACGTGGCGGGTCTCATCGCGGACATCGCCGGCGTCGTACGCGTCGACGCCGTCACCGGGCCGTACGACGTGGTCGTCCTCACCGAGGCGAACACCGTCGACGAACTCGGCAAACTCATCGTCAGCAAGGTGCAGATGGTGCCCGGCATCACCCGCACCCTCACGTGTTCGGTGGTGCGGCTGTAA
- a CDS encoding DUF3515 family protein yields MTTSSAALDDDGTRDAADGTPERADGNRATGDPAADAPTGRDRTTRSAALLATLIAIPVTLLVAVLAFTKLAPDTPAAAPSPSATTPRAQSTAPVEMAAPALAARPATVCRALLSQLPQTIRDLNQRPVTAGPEQNAAYGDPALTVACGGAEPDFPATDEVWTVNRVCWHAAEQADATVLTTVDRETPVTVRVPRSYEQPLQWAAPISDVIVASVPSGGAIPSGCQR; encoded by the coding sequence ATGACGACCTCCTCGGCTGCTCTCGACGACGACGGCACGCGCGACGCGGCCGACGGGACACCCGAGCGGGCTGACGGTAACCGCGCGACCGGCGACCCGGCTGCCGACGCGCCGACCGGCCGGGACCGGACCACCCGGAGCGCCGCACTGCTTGCCACCTTGATCGCGATTCCGGTCACGCTGCTGGTGGCCGTACTGGCCTTCACGAAGCTCGCCCCGGACACGCCGGCCGCCGCGCCGAGCCCGTCCGCCACGACCCCCCGGGCGCAGTCCACCGCCCCCGTCGAGATGGCCGCCCCGGCGCTGGCCGCCCGCCCGGCCACGGTCTGCCGTGCGCTGCTCTCCCAGCTGCCGCAGACCATCCGCGACCTGAACCAGCGCCCGGTCACCGCCGGCCCGGAGCAGAACGCCGCGTACGGCGATCCCGCACTCACCGTTGCCTGCGGGGGTGCCGAGCCGGACTTCCCCGCCACCGACGAGGTCTGGACCGTCAACCGGGTCTGCTGGCATGCCGCCGAGCAGGCCGACGCGACGGTGCTCACCACCGTCGACCGGGAGACGCCGGTGACGGTACGCGTCCCGCGCTCCTACGAGCAGCCGTTGCAGTGGGCGGCGCCGATCTCCGACGTGATCGTGGCCTCGGTGCCCTCCGGCGGGGCCATCCCCTCCGGCTGCCAGCGCTGA
- a CDS encoding D-alanine--D-alanine ligase family protein, with amino-acid sequence MTTPGKTRVAIVFGGRSPEHGISCVSAGSVFGALDPDEYEVVPVGITRAGQWVLTSGDPAQLAINARQLPEITAESGDDIVLRADPTGNGLMVLDPTEGPRVLADVDVVFPVLHGAYGEDGTIQGMLEMAGIPYVGANVFASAAAMDKEFTKKLCAAEGIPVGPYTVLRNGMTLSEQDKERLGLPVFVKPSRAGSSFGITRVTDWARLDEAVATARQFDPKVIIEAGIVGREIECGVLEGEAGGVPEASVLAEVRVVADHDFYDFEAKYLDDACEYDIPAGLPEKVTRQVQEYAVRAFTALDCAGLARADFFVTPELDVYLNEINTMPGFTPTSMFPRMWAASGLEYPKLVNRLIRTAQRRGVGLH; translated from the coding sequence GTGACCACCCCAGGCAAGACCCGCGTGGCGATCGTCTTCGGCGGCCGTAGCCCGGAGCACGGCATCTCCTGCGTCAGCGCCGGCAGCGTTTTCGGCGCGCTCGACCCGGACGAGTACGAGGTGGTACCGGTGGGCATCACCCGAGCCGGACAGTGGGTGCTGACAAGCGGCGACCCCGCCCAGCTCGCCATCAATGCCCGCCAGCTACCGGAGATCACCGCCGAGTCCGGCGACGACATCGTGCTGCGTGCCGACCCGACAGGCAACGGCCTCATGGTGCTCGACCCCACCGAGGGTCCCCGAGTGCTCGCCGACGTCGATGTGGTCTTCCCCGTCCTGCACGGCGCGTACGGCGAGGACGGCACCATCCAGGGAATGCTGGAGATGGCAGGCATCCCGTACGTCGGGGCGAACGTGTTCGCCTCTGCCGCCGCCATGGACAAGGAGTTCACGAAGAAGCTCTGCGCGGCCGAGGGCATCCCAGTCGGCCCGTACACGGTGCTGCGCAACGGGATGACGCTCAGCGAGCAGGACAAGGAGCGCCTCGGCCTGCCGGTCTTCGTCAAGCCATCCCGGGCCGGGTCGTCGTTCGGCATCACCCGGGTCACCGACTGGGCGCGACTGGACGAGGCGGTCGCCACCGCCCGGCAGTTCGACCCGAAGGTCATCATCGAGGCCGGGATCGTCGGCCGCGAGATCGAGTGCGGCGTGCTGGAGGGCGAAGCCGGCGGCGTGCCCGAGGCGTCAGTACTGGCCGAGGTACGGGTCGTCGCCGACCACGACTTCTACGACTTCGAGGCGAAGTACCTCGACGACGCCTGCGAGTACGACATTCCGGCAGGTCTGCCGGAGAAGGTGACCCGCCAGGTGCAGGAGTACGCCGTCCGCGCGTTCACCGCCCTGGACTGCGCCGGTCTGGCCCGGGCCGACTTCTTCGTCACCCCCGAGCTGGACGTCTACCTCAACGAGATCAACACGATGCCCGGGTTCACGCCGACGTCGATGTTCCCGCGGATGTGGGCGGCCTCCGGGCTGGAGTATCCGAAGCTGGTCAACCGCCTGATCCGCACCGCCCAGCGGCGCGGCGTCGGCCTGCACTGA
- a CDS encoding helix-turn-helix domain-containing protein: MPPKTARARRLGIALRHHREAAGLTLETAADEINSTRSTLSRYENAQTLINPATVRALLTSYGVGAEEVAAAVQLAKDARKPGWWVSYSYVLDPRTIDFIALEAEATAIANFEPSVVPGLLQTADYVRGVMRGGPHTLVDDLVEQRVKARLDRQQRITGDNPAIFDAIIDEGALLRPVGDQSVMDGQLRHLVKMAELPNITVQVIPLSAGYHRGTRGSLHILEFADPEDPIIASVETVAGQMILDRAGETRTCTKIMEHLRSVALSPADTRKQLLTLLKGR; encoded by the coding sequence ATGCCCCCCAAGACCGCTCGCGCCCGCCGGCTCGGCATCGCCCTCCGCCATCATCGGGAGGCCGCCGGGCTGACACTGGAAACCGCCGCGGACGAGATCAACAGCACGCGGAGCACCCTCTCCCGCTACGAGAACGCCCAGACGCTGATCAACCCGGCCACCGTGCGCGCTCTGCTCACCTCGTACGGAGTGGGCGCCGAGGAGGTGGCCGCAGCGGTGCAGCTCGCCAAGGACGCCCGCAAACCGGGCTGGTGGGTGTCGTACTCGTACGTGCTGGACCCCCGCACCATCGACTTCATCGCCCTGGAGGCGGAGGCCACAGCCATCGCCAACTTCGAACCCTCGGTGGTGCCCGGCCTCTTGCAGACGGCCGACTACGTACGCGGGGTGATGCGCGGGGGGCCGCACACCCTTGTCGACGACCTGGTGGAGCAGCGGGTCAAGGCCCGGCTCGACCGCCAGCAGCGAATCACCGGCGACAATCCAGCCATCTTCGACGCGATCATCGACGAGGGCGCACTGCTGCGCCCCGTCGGCGACCAGTCGGTGATGGACGGGCAGCTACGACACCTGGTCAAGATGGCCGAGCTGCCCAACATCACCGTCCAGGTGATCCCGCTCTCCGCCGGTTACCACCGCGGCACACGGGGCTCGCTGCACATCCTGGAGTTCGCCGACCCGGAGGACCCGATCATCGCCTCGGTGGAGACCGTCGCCGGTCAGATGATCCTCGACCGGGCAGGTGAAACACGCACCTGTACCAAGATCATGGAGCATCTGCGGAGCGTGGCGCTCAGCCCCGCCGACACCCGCAAGCAGCTCCTTACACTCCTGAAGGGACGGTAG
- a CDS encoding DUF397 domain-containing protein — protein MTPTITAALAAARWRKSSRSGDQGACVEVASIPRLVAVRDSKDPAGPALLFPPAAWATFAQAPPRH, from the coding sequence ATGACACCGACGATCACCGCGGCACTGGCCGCGGCGAGATGGCGCAAGAGCAGCCGAAGTGGTGACCAGGGCGCCTGCGTGGAGGTCGCCTCGATCCCACGCCTGGTGGCCGTCCGCGACTCCAAGGACCCGGCCGGCCCGGCCCTCCTGTTCCCCCCGGCGGCCTGGGCCACCTTCGCCCAGGCCCCGCCCCGCCACTGA